A region of Allocoleopsis franciscana PCC 7113 DNA encodes the following proteins:
- the bla gene encoding class A beta-lactamase, whose translation MNKQILLTLLLVSGSVLPGWVHSPAPSRESVAIAASTPTMDSGKLVADGRLRKAQVVTTQSNTTQLQEQLNNLDLSSAQGDVGIGVLDLDTGERWFRNGKQRFPMQSVFKLPLGIVVLKLVDEGKLSLNQTVTITREQFVPAWSPILKEIKGDRGQFTVQYLLQRAVGDSDNTAADALVRLVGGPEQVTANLERLNLRDIRVDRLEQQLQPDTVGLTNFRPELVDKQKYEEAVQQIPDAVKKAAMERYLVDPRDTATPEGMIDLLALLQSRQLLSEDSTALLLKIMTDSPTGQKRLKAGLPQGWSIAHKTGTGEDVVGIGIATNDVGLISSPSGRNIAIAVFIAGSKAPLEQRESVMSAVAAAVVQAMQ comes from the coding sequence ATGAACAAACAAATTCTATTAACGCTTCTTCTAGTGAGTGGTAGTGTACTGCCGGGGTGGGTACACTCGCCCGCTCCGTCCCGCGAATCTGTAGCTATCGCCGCGTCTACCCCTACAATGGATTCCGGGAAATTGGTGGCAGATGGAAGGCTGAGAAAGGCACAGGTTGTCACCACACAATCCAACACGACACAGCTACAAGAGCAACTCAACAATCTCGATCTCTCCAGCGCTCAAGGTGATGTTGGCATTGGGGTTTTAGACCTTGATACAGGTGAACGTTGGTTTCGCAATGGCAAGCAACGGTTTCCGATGCAAAGCGTATTCAAGCTTCCCCTTGGCATCGTTGTATTAAAGCTTGTAGACGAAGGTAAACTTTCGCTCAACCAAACGGTTACCATTACTCGCGAACAGTTCGTGCCAGCCTGGAGTCCGATTCTCAAAGAAATCAAAGGCGATCGCGGTCAGTTTACAGTCCAGTATCTTTTGCAGCGAGCCGTTGGCGATAGTGATAACACGGCGGCAGATGCGTTAGTTCGGTTGGTGGGTGGGCCTGAGCAAGTCACAGCTAACTTGGAAAGACTCAACCTGCGTGATATTCGTGTCGATCGCTTGGAACAACAACTACAGCCTGATACTGTGGGACTCACTAACTTTCGTCCTGAATTAGTGGACAAGCAGAAATATGAAGAGGCGGTGCAGCAGATTCCCGATGCTGTTAAGAAGGCTGCCATGGAACGATATTTGGTCGATCCGCGAGATACCGCAACACCCGAAGGGATGATTGATTTGCTTGCTCTACTGCAATCGCGTCAACTATTATCCGAGGATTCAACCGCTCTATTACTCAAGATTATGACCGACTCTCCAACCGGACAAAAACGGCTTAAAGCTGGTTTACCGCAGGGTTGGTCGATCGCTCATAAGACTGGCACCGGAGAGGATGTGGTAGGAATCGGCATCGCTACCAATGATGTTGGCCTGATTAGTTCCCCAAGCGGAAGGAATATTGCGATCGCAGTCTTCATTGCCGGTTCAAAAGCGCCTTTAGAGCAACGCGAAAGCGTGATGTCTGCTGTCGCTGCGGCAGTAGTCCAGGCGATGCAATGA
- a CDS encoding PQQ-dependent sugar dehydrogenase has translation MQSLRFLIPLLFLATATACSAPRTSNPETAAPEVEQSTQTAQQQSATVATKNLVPTETLTSQPIKITLDSLPKPFATNSASQSPNVIPVPQNPTLNLPAGFQVNVYADNLDAPRWLSLTPSGDVLVTETRENRIRLLRDTNGDGVADVNKTFATAENGVNIPFGMTFAGDSFFLANTGAVLRFPYTQGQQQLTGKGQKITELTPGGYNQHWTRNVLASPDGTKLYVTIGSKSNVDEEPLPRASVQVMNLDGSNQQTFAYGLRNPVGIDFHPTTGELYTTVNERDGIGDDLVPDYFTRIRQGEFYGWPYAYLAPNLIEPRQTVNGQSKRPDLVAKTQTPDVLFQAHSAALGLQFYDGNTFPEKYRNGAFVAFRGSWNRNQGTGYKVVFVPFDAQGRPQGYYEDFLTGFLVNPSGPTTWGRPVGLLVLPDGSLLVTEEANNRIYRIQYQG, from the coding sequence ATGCAATCCTTGCGTTTTCTGATACCCCTGCTGTTCCTGGCTACAGCCACTGCCTGTAGTGCACCGAGAACCTCCAATCCAGAAACTGCAGCGCCTGAGGTGGAGCAATCAACCCAAACAGCGCAACAGCAATCGGCTACCGTAGCCACAAAAAACCTTGTGCCTACCGAGACGCTAACCTCTCAACCCATTAAAATCACACTCGATAGTTTACCCAAACCCTTCGCCACCAATAGCGCTTCCCAGTCACCCAACGTCATTCCAGTCCCGCAAAACCCAACACTAAATCTGCCTGCTGGCTTCCAGGTAAACGTCTACGCCGATAATTTGGACGCGCCGCGCTGGCTTAGCTTAACTCCAAGTGGTGATGTTTTAGTGACAGAAACCAGGGAAAATCGCATTCGCCTGCTGCGCGACACCAACGGCGATGGGGTTGCCGATGTCAACAAAACTTTTGCCACAGCGGAGAATGGGGTCAATATCCCCTTTGGCATGACGTTTGCCGGAGATTCCTTTTTCCTGGCTAACACCGGTGCTGTTTTGCGATTTCCTTACACCCAAGGACAACAACAGCTAACTGGCAAAGGGCAAAAAATTACTGAACTCACCCCCGGTGGCTACAATCAGCACTGGACACGCAACGTCCTCGCTTCACCTGATGGCACAAAACTTTACGTTACGATTGGCTCCAAATCCAACGTGGATGAAGAACCTCTACCCCGCGCCTCTGTGCAAGTGATGAACCTCGACGGTTCCAATCAACAAACCTTCGCCTACGGTTTGCGAAATCCCGTCGGTATCGACTTTCACCCTACCACTGGGGAACTCTATACTACTGTCAACGAACGGGACGGGATTGGAGATGATCTTGTACCCGATTACTTTACCCGTATCCGCCAAGGGGAATTTTACGGTTGGCCTTATGCTTACCTGGCACCAAATCTGATCGAACCTCGTCAAACAGTCAACGGACAAAGCAAACGTCCTGATTTAGTGGCTAAAACTCAAACGCCTGATGTGCTGTTTCAAGCTCACTCAGCGGCCTTGGGATTGCAATTTTATGATGGAAACACCTTTCCGGAAAAGTATCGTAATGGTGCCTTTGTGGCTTTTCGGGGTTCTTGGAACCGCAACCAGGGAACGGGTTACAAAGTGGTTTTTGTCCCCTTTGATGCTCAAGGGCGGCCTCAAGGCTATTACGAAGACTTTCTGACCGGTTTTCTCGTGAATCCCTCGGGGCCTACCACTTGGGGGCGTCCGGTTGGGTTACTGGTCTTACCGGATGGTAGTTTGTTAGTGACTGAAGAAGCGAATAATCGGATTTATCGCATTCAATATCAAGGATGA
- a CDS encoding pentapeptide repeat-containing protein, whose translation MMSNMMGLLVFIGLMTQGLVAPANAANSRHLEQLRTTNSCSKCDLRDAQLTRVNLQKADLSDANLEGANLEGANLSNAKLNRTQLQGAKLSGAILAGANLRQAKLGARQQEKEKETVPTNLQNADLQGADLGSADLTKAKLMGANLREAKLNYAQLSSANLEKADLTRSQLGAANLSGANLKEAQLNIATLNGANLTSAQLIGASLQTISADSVNLSGADLRQANLSEANLDHANLKGASLQDGVLIAATLRNSEMSGSKLQGATLKGADLSRANLSGANLENADLTNAKLASTNLTEAQLTGAKLPSSYLFSANLTKANLNGVDLRQALLRSADLTNATLVGATLENANLISTQLTQANLTYSNLTQCDLRGANLTNANLSNANLTQADLELATLANANLTGANLSNAKIEDAIGLPPSALP comes from the coding sequence ATGATGAGCAACATGATGGGTTTATTGGTGTTCATTGGCTTAATGACTCAAGGATTAGTCGCCCCTGCTAATGCCGCTAATTCTAGACATTTGGAACAACTACGAACTACGAATTCTTGTTCTAAGTGTGACTTGAGAGATGCTCAGCTAACCAGGGTGAATCTGCAAAAGGCCGACCTGAGTGATGCTAATCTGGAGGGTGCTAATCTGGAGGGTGCCAACCTGAGTAATGCTAAGTTGAACCGTACTCAGTTGCAGGGGGCTAAACTTTCGGGCGCAATTCTAGCGGGAGCTAATTTGAGACAGGCAAAACTGGGAGCAAGGCAACAGGAAAAAGAAAAAGAAACAGTTCCTACTAATTTACAAAATGCTGACCTTCAGGGCGCGGATCTGGGGTCTGCTGACTTGACAAAAGCTAAGTTGATGGGTGCCAATTTAAGAGAAGCAAAGCTCAATTATGCACAGCTTTCGAGTGCCAACTTGGAAAAAGCTGACCTTACCCGCAGTCAATTAGGGGCGGCAAATTTAAGCGGAGCCAATTTAAAAGAAGCGCAACTTAATATTGCTACCCTCAATGGTGCGAATCTCACCAGTGCTCAATTGATTGGGGCTAGTTTGCAGACCATTAGCGCTGATAGTGTTAATTTGAGCGGCGCAGATTTGCGTCAGGCGAATTTAAGTGAAGCTAATTTAGACCATGCTAATCTCAAAGGAGCCTCCCTTCAAGATGGGGTGTTGATTGCGGCTACCCTGCGAAATTCTGAGATGAGTGGTAGTAAGCTTCAGGGGGCGACATTGAAGGGTGCTGATTTGAGTCGGGCGAATCTAAGTGGGGCGAATCTGGAGAATGCTGACTTAACGAATGCCAAACTTGCCAGTACGAACCTGACGGAGGCTCAACTGACGGGGGCTAAACTCCCTTCCTCCTACCTGTTTAGTGCTAACCTGACCAAAGCCAACTTGAACGGCGTTGATCTGCGTCAAGCTTTACTCCGTTCCGCTGATTTAACGAATGCCACCTTGGTGGGTGCTACTCTGGAAAATGCCAATCTGATCAGTACCCAGTTAACTCAAGCCAATTTAACGTATAGCAACTTGACTCAGTGCGATTTGAGAGGGGCGAATTTAACCAACGCTAACCTAAGCAATGCCAACCTAACTCAAGCAGATTTAGAGCTTGCCACCCTAGCGAACGCCAATCTGACGGGTGCAAATTTGAGTAACGCCAAGATTGAAGATGCGATCGGACTCCCTCCCTCTGCGTTGCCTTGA
- the pyk gene encoding pyruvate kinase, which produces MQLRNSLRRTKIVATIGPASSQPDVLKALIKAGATTLRLNFSHGTHEDHQRSIRLIRQTAFELNQPVGILQDLQGPKIRLGRFENGSIVLNKGDCFTLTSLPVPGNQEISSVTYEPLADEVPCGANILLDDGRVEMRVEEVDRKNRALHCRVVVGGPLSNNKGVNFPGVYLSIKAMTDKDRQDLMFGLDQGVDWVALSFVRNPQDVLEIKELIASAGKQTPVIVKIEKHEAIEQMEAILSLSDGVMVARGDLGVELPAEDVPILQKRLIATANRLGIPVITATQMLDSMVNSPRPTRAEISDVANAILDGTDAVMLSNEAAVGKYPVEAVETMARIAVRIEQEQISSNIKDTKRSIPNAISQAVGQIAEQLQAAAIMTLTKTGSTARNVSKFRPTTPILAITPHVDVARQLQLVWGVKPLLVLDLPSTGQTFQAAINVAQEKLLLAEGDLVVMTAGTLQGVPGSTDLIKVEVVTAVLGQGIGIGQGSVSGLARVAHSAMDIGNFNPGEILVASSTNADFVEAIRKAAGIITEEGSLTSHAAVIGMRLGVPVIVGVKNATQMIRDGAILTMDTPRGLVYSGAMGASPASGMLMV; this is translated from the coding sequence ATGCAATTGCGAAATTCCTTGCGTCGGACAAAGATTGTTGCCACGATTGGCCCCGCCTCCAGCCAACCTGATGTGCTGAAAGCCCTGATTAAAGCCGGTGCCACCACACTACGGCTCAACTTTTCTCATGGCACTCATGAAGATCACCAGCGTAGTATCCGTCTGATTCGCCAAACCGCCTTTGAACTCAATCAACCCGTCGGCATTTTACAAGACTTGCAAGGGCCGAAAATTCGCCTGGGGCGGTTTGAGAACGGTTCGATTGTCCTCAACAAAGGCGATTGCTTTACCTTAACCAGCCTTCCTGTCCCAGGTAACCAGGAAATCAGTTCGGTCACCTACGAACCCCTCGCCGACGAAGTTCCCTGCGGGGCCAACATTCTCTTAGACGATGGCAGAGTCGAGATGCGAGTCGAAGAAGTAGACCGCAAAAACCGTGCCTTGCACTGTCGCGTTGTTGTGGGTGGACCCCTTTCCAATAACAAAGGCGTCAACTTTCCCGGCGTCTACCTCTCGATTAAAGCGATGACGGATAAAGACCGACAGGATTTAATGTTTGGTCTGGATCAAGGGGTAGATTGGGTTGCTCTCAGCTTTGTCCGCAACCCCCAAGACGTGCTGGAAATTAAAGAACTGATTGCCAGTGCGGGCAAGCAAACCCCCGTCATTGTCAAGATTGAAAAGCACGAAGCCATTGAGCAAATGGAGGCGATTCTCTCGCTTTCAGATGGCGTTATGGTTGCTAGAGGTGACTTAGGCGTTGAACTGCCTGCGGAAGATGTCCCGATTTTGCAAAAGCGGCTGATTGCCACGGCTAACCGACTGGGAATTCCGGTGATCACCGCCACCCAGATGCTAGACAGCATGGTGAACTCGCCTCGACCCACCCGTGCTGAGATTTCTGATGTCGCCAATGCGATTCTCGATGGTACTGATGCTGTGATGCTCTCCAATGAAGCGGCTGTCGGAAAATACCCCGTTGAAGCGGTGGAGACAATGGCGCGGATTGCCGTGCGGATTGAGCAAGAACAAATTTCTAGCAATATCAAGGATACCAAGCGTTCCATTCCTAACGCCATTTCTCAGGCAGTGGGTCAAATTGCCGAACAGTTGCAGGCGGCAGCGATTATGACCTTGACCAAGACTGGGTCAACGGCACGCAACGTCTCGAAGTTCCGACCCACTACACCGATTCTCGCCATCACCCCTCATGTGGATGTAGCGCGACAGCTCCAACTGGTATGGGGTGTCAAACCCTTGTTGGTGCTGGATTTACCCTCAACGGGTCAGACCTTCCAAGCGGCGATTAATGTCGCTCAAGAAAAGCTGCTGCTGGCAGAAGGTGATTTAGTGGTGATGACGGCGGGAACACTCCAAGGCGTTCCGGGGTCAACAGATTTGATCAAAGTCGAGGTCGTGACTGCCGTTCTCGGTCAAGGCATTGGCATCGGTCAAGGTTCTGTCAGCGGACTCGCCCGCGTCGCCCACAGCGCTATGGATATTGGGAACTTCAACCCTGGAGAAATTCTGGTGGCATCATCAACGAATGCTGATTTTGTCGAAGCCATCCGCAAGGCAGCAGGAATTATTACAGAAGAAGGAAGTTTAACCAGCCATGCGGCAGTCATCGGTATGCGTTTGGGTGTGCCGGTAATTGTGGGGGTTAAAAATGCCACGCAAATGATTCGGGATGGGGCAATTTTAACGATGGATACCCCGCGAGGATTAGTTTATTCCGGTGCGATGGGTGCAAGCCCTGCTAGTGGAATGCTGATGGTTTAG
- a CDS encoding glycosyltransferase family 4 protein: MTKRLRILYAAGPGDVVGTYHYWVTGQDDPSQVSITYSSQFYEVCREMDAESYVISSSSQRKFYDDGQFKIQHRPIPFLSSSALFYHLGQVWNGLRLIASAIRFRANVAVVADGTAHWFVLSLLSWLGVQVIPSIHCGLWRKYVAPSKVQRLFLNLSRPFLSRDCAAILTVSDEIAAQVTQLTESKNKLVRRFTPIYRREEFAEITPPSERHLPFRVLYVGRIEENKGVLDLLEMAKHLAAQGRKDITFDLCGNGSMLESLRHAAKLAGVEARFVCHGHCNKQKMRRMFNRSHAVIVPTKTGFAEGFNKVVAEGILSARPVITSAVCPALSYVRDAVVEVPPDDIMGYSNALLKLCDDRQFYEQKHQSCLGLQEQFYDQSKSWGGALKSILESIQERRELKKDLKVERSLG, translated from the coding sequence ATGACTAAAAGACTTCGCATTCTATACGCTGCCGGACCGGGAGATGTAGTTGGAACATATCATTATTGGGTTACAGGACAAGATGATCCATCCCAAGTTTCAATTACCTATTCCAGTCAGTTTTATGAAGTGTGCCGCGAAATGGATGCAGAATCCTATGTGATTTCCTCTTCAAGCCAGAGGAAATTTTATGATGATGGTCAATTCAAGATTCAGCACCGTCCGATTCCGTTTCTATCGTCATCGGCACTTTTCTATCACTTAGGTCAAGTGTGGAATGGGTTGCGATTAATTGCTTCTGCCATTCGCTTTCGAGCCAATGTTGCTGTAGTGGCTGATGGCACAGCACACTGGTTTGTTTTATCGCTACTTTCTTGGTTGGGAGTGCAAGTGATTCCATCCATACACTGCGGATTATGGCGGAAATATGTTGCCCCTAGCAAAGTACAACGCTTGTTTTTAAATCTCAGCCGTCCTTTCTTAAGTCGTGATTGTGCCGCTATCTTGACCGTTTCGGACGAAATTGCCGCTCAAGTAACACAGCTCACAGAAAGTAAGAATAAACTGGTGCGGAGATTTACTCCCATCTATCGTCGAGAGGAGTTTGCAGAAATTACTCCGCCCTCTGAGAGACATTTACCCTTTAGGGTACTGTACGTGGGTCGCATTGAAGAAAATAAGGGCGTTCTCGATTTGCTAGAAATGGCAAAGCATTTGGCGGCGCAGGGCAGAAAGGATATTACCTTTGATCTTTGCGGCAATGGGTCGATGTTGGAATCATTACGTCACGCTGCAAAGCTTGCAGGAGTGGAAGCTCGTTTTGTCTGCCACGGTCACTGCAATAAACAAAAAATGCGTCGGATGTTTAACCGCTCTCATGCTGTCATCGTGCCGACCAAAACCGGGTTCGCTGAAGGATTTAACAAAGTTGTCGCAGAAGGCATCTTATCCGCTCGTCCTGTCATTACCTCGGCTGTTTGCCCAGCACTATCTTATGTCAGAGATGCTGTGGTGGAAGTTCCCCCCGATGACATAATGGGGTATTCCAATGCTCTGCTCAAGTTATGTGATGATCGCCAATTCTACGAACAAAAGCATCAAAGCTGCCTGGGTTTGCAAGAACAATTTTATGACCAGTCCAAGAGTTGGGGTGGGGCGCTCAAATCTATTCTTGAGTCCATCCAAGAAAGACGAGAGTTGAAGAAAGACTTGAAGGTAGAGCGATCGCTGGGCTGA
- a CDS encoding dihydrofolate reductase — protein MEKIIIAAKTVNNVIGKDNSLPWHLPADLDFFLRTIEGQFLIAGRKFFESVQGREVFHKGVEGIVISRQKDYKSSTHPVAHSIEEAFQMAEKIGVPKVYILGGGEIYQQIINLVDRLIITEIHENFAGDTFFPEIHQSQWQEVSRIDCQKDAVNPYNYSFVVYEPAS, from the coding sequence ATGGAAAAAATAATCATTGCTGCCAAAACCGTCAATAACGTAATTGGTAAAGATAATTCTCTGCCTTGGCATTTACCTGCTGACCTAGATTTTTTCCTGCGAACAATCGAAGGACAATTTCTCATCGCTGGTCGTAAGTTTTTTGAATCAGTCCAGGGTAGAGAAGTCTTTCACAAAGGCGTAGAAGGTATCGTAATCAGCCGACAAAAAGATTATAAATCCTCTACCCATCCAGTAGCTCACTCTATTGAAGAAGCTTTCCAAATGGCGGAAAAAATAGGCGTGCCAAAGGTATATATTCTTGGTGGTGGGGAAATATATCAGCAAATAATCAATCTAGTTGATCGCTTAATTATTACAGAAATTCACGAAAATTTTGCCGGAGATACTTTTTTTCCGGAAATCCATCAATCTCAATGGCAAGAAGTGAGCCGCATTGATTGTCAAAAAGATGCTGTCAATCCTTATAACTATTCCTTTGTAGTCTACGAACCTGCAAGTTGA
- a CDS encoding urea transporter, with amino-acid sequence MATKSDEPLALHEIISRILAPEPSYQKPKGLLAELGTMQALNQRLTNQPLLDFINATLRGISQVIFVNNPLSGLLILAAMFIQSPWLGSMSLVGTASATLTAIALKSNRGAIQNGIFGFNGMLVSATMAFLGAFGNGAWNPVWAIAAIILSALTAVVMETLGTWFAIRFRVAPLAIPFNGVILTFLLLLAFVPQPFFDLGPPRPPFPSGSIDGFRLVQSLPISLGQVFFVDKLVSVLLVILAVAISTPIGAVLGLLGCAMYLLAGLLLGAKPDELYTGLWGYNAAVTAMAIGGMFYTPNRLSILLGVICAFLVSIASILLAPLFSLLKLPVLSVPFVIVTIACCLILQRSLPSLVPVVLHTVTSPEEHRQRFKVAKEIVSSFRQNLRATIQGQQRNILFEQATSAIKGDLRYIFDAIDRDRSGFLSTQELADHLNQAGKVVSEDELTYLFKCMDRDGNGAIDFEEFGELMLRHQRLMSRYTEFVTYFLSIDANEDNTISMQEMNTALASFREPPLSEEEIIFLQKQTGGQPLTWNHFIEVLLLT; translated from the coding sequence ATGGCGACTAAAAGCGACGAGCCATTAGCCTTACACGAAATTATTTCCCGGATTCTGGCACCGGAACCCTCTTACCAGAAGCCAAAAGGACTTCTTGCGGAGCTGGGGACGATGCAAGCCCTCAATCAGCGCCTCACCAATCAACCTCTGCTCGATTTTATCAACGCCACTTTGCGGGGAATTAGTCAGGTTATTTTCGTTAACAATCCCTTGAGTGGATTGCTCATCCTCGCTGCCATGTTCATTCAGTCGCCCTGGTTAGGAAGCATGAGCTTAGTCGGGACTGCCAGCGCAACGCTAACGGCGATCGCCCTCAAGTCTAATCGAGGCGCGATCCAGAATGGTATCTTTGGGTTCAATGGAATGCTTGTTAGTGCGACAATGGCATTTTTAGGGGCGTTTGGCAATGGAGCCTGGAATCCTGTCTGGGCGATCGCTGCCATTATCCTCTCTGCTCTCACAGCCGTGGTGATGGAGACGCTAGGGACGTGGTTTGCCATCCGGTTCAGAGTAGCTCCACTGGCCATCCCATTTAATGGAGTGATACTGACATTTTTACTCCTGCTTGCATTTGTGCCCCAACCCTTCTTCGATCTGGGCCCGCCCCGCCCCCCTTTTCCATCGGGATCAATTGACGGATTTCGTTTGGTACAATCACTGCCGATCAGTCTGGGCCAGGTCTTTTTCGTAGATAAGCTTGTTTCCGTTTTGCTAGTCATTTTAGCCGTTGCCATCAGTACCCCGATTGGTGCAGTGCTAGGATTGCTGGGTTGTGCTATGTACCTGCTAGCTGGTTTGCTGCTGGGAGCCAAGCCTGATGAATTGTATACAGGATTGTGGGGCTACAATGCAGCTGTCACAGCGATGGCAATTGGTGGAATGTTTTACACGCCAAATCGTCTGAGCATTTTGCTTGGTGTCATCTGTGCTTTCTTAGTATCGATCGCCAGCATTCTCTTAGCTCCCCTGTTCTCGCTGCTCAAGCTACCCGTTCTGTCCGTACCGTTTGTAATTGTGACGATTGCGTGTTGTCTGATTTTGCAGCGATCGCTACCGTCCCTTGTCCCCGTAGTGCTGCATACAGTGACGAGTCCAGAGGAACATCGACAGCGGTTCAAGGTAGCAAAGGAAATTGTTAGCAGCTTCCGGCAAAACCTTAGAGCCACGATTCAAGGGCAGCAACGCAACATCTTGTTTGAGCAGGCAACTTCTGCGATTAAAGGCGATTTACGCTACATCTTCGATGCAATTGATCGCGATCGCAGCGGGTTCCTCTCAACTCAGGAACTTGCAGATCACCTAAATCAGGCAGGAAAAGTTGTTTCTGAGGATGAACTGACCTATCTGTTCAAGTGCATGGATAGAGATGGCAATGGCGCGATCGACTTTGAGGAATTTGGCGAATTGATGTTGCGTCATCAACGGCTAATGTCGAGATACACAGAATTTGTCACCTATTTCCTATCCATTGATGCCAATGAAGATAATACCATCAGTATGCAGGAGATGAATACGGCACTGGCCAGTTTCAGAGAGCCACCTCTGTCTGAGGAGGAAATCATATTCCTGCAAAAGCAAACAGGAGGGCAGCCGTTGACTTGGAATCACTTTATTGAGGTATTGCTGCTAACTTGA
- a CDS encoding DUF167 domain-containing protein — MQKQVKVKPNAKKQAIEELADGSLTVYLKSSPVDGKANKELIELLADQFEVPKSQIRIKSGLSSRTKWVEIDTDS, encoded by the coding sequence ATGCAAAAACAAGTGAAAGTTAAGCCTAACGCTAAAAAACAGGCTATAGAAGAATTAGCCGATGGGAGTCTTACGGTATATTTGAAGTCTTCACCTGTGGATGGGAAAGCGAATAAGGAGTTGATTGAACTACTAGCTGATCAGTTTGAGGTACCGAAGTCACAAATCCGAATTAAGTCGGGTTTATCATCAAGAACGAAGTGGGTGGAAATTGATACGGATTCGTAG
- a CDS encoding GNAT family N-acetyltransferase, with protein sequence MRESEALRLQLRQFVAREIETPRLQLRQFKPDDAKELHRIYSHPDSLKYMSNEKPLLWEQTRAVIDSFTEHWKNHNFGVWAIVYKNNQTLIGHCGLKFLANTTEIQIGYLLFKSYWSIGLGTEAASAVLKYGFEIAQLEKIVAIAKPENIASRRVMEKIGMKYEKEAHYYDNDVVYYSIGREAYQLESMRLRFATQKANISSSIPLFLCLG encoded by the coding sequence ATGCGTGAGAGTGAAGCATTACGACTGCAACTTCGGCAGTTTGTGGCGCGTGAGATAGAAACCCCCCGATTGCAACTTAGACAGTTCAAGCCCGATGATGCAAAAGAGCTGCATCGCATCTACAGCCATCCCGATTCCCTAAAATATATGTCGAATGAAAAACCCCTACTTTGGGAACAGACTAGGGCGGTGATTGATTCCTTTACGGAACACTGGAAAAATCACAACTTCGGAGTGTGGGCAATTGTTTACAAGAACAATCAAACACTCATTGGTCATTGTGGGCTTAAATTTCTCGCCAATACGACCGAAATTCAAATCGGCTATTTGCTATTCAAGTCCTACTGGAGTATAGGGTTAGGAACAGAAGCCGCGTCAGCCGTCCTCAAGTATGGTTTTGAGATCGCACAGTTGGAAAAGATTGTGGCGATCGCTAAACCCGAAAACATCGCTTCGCGTCGAGTGATGGAAAAAATAGGGATGAAATACGAAAAGGAAGCTCATTACTACGACAATGATGTCGTGTATTATTCTATTGGACGAGAAGCTTACCAGTTAGAGTCAATGCGCTTAAGGTTCGCGACTCAAAAAGCTAATATTTCTAGTTCGATTCCCTTGTTTCTCTGCTTAGGCTGA